In Crinalium epipsammum PCC 9333, the following are encoded in one genomic region:
- a CDS encoding thiol-disulfide oxidoreductase DCC family protein, whose amino-acid sequence MSSTKTEFPESVQNTQSQSSQESWQIKLLYDSDCPLCMREVNFLQKRDAGRGLVAFVDIADSSYAPEMNGGIDYKTAMGRIHAVLADGTVIKNVEVFRRVYEILGMGWIYAATKLPIIGAIIDKLYEIWADWRLALTGRPNLATIVANRQQRIECEIEGRCRISEDEK is encoded by the coding sequence ATGTCCTCCACCAAGACTGAGTTTCCAGAATCGGTTCAAAATACTCAATCTCAGTCATCTCAGGAATCATGGCAAATCAAGCTGCTTTACGATAGTGATTGTCCGTTATGTATGCGAGAAGTCAACTTTTTGCAAAAACGAGATGCTGGTAGAGGGTTAGTTGCATTTGTGGATATTGCCGATAGCAGTTACGCCCCCGAAATGAATGGAGGTATAGATTATAAGACAGCAATGGGGCGGATTCATGCCGTACTAGCTGACGGTACAGTAATTAAAAATGTCGAGGTATTCCGTCGAGTATATGAAATTTTAGGTATGGGATGGATCTACGCCGCGACTAAGTTGCCTATTATTGGTGCGATTATTGATAAGTTATATGAAATTTGGGCTGATTGGCGGTTGGCTTTAACTGGAAGACCAAATTTAGCGACAATTGTTGCAAATCGTCAGCAGCGTATTGAATGTGAGATAGAAGGACGTTGCAGAATTAGTGAGGACGAAAAATAG
- a CDS encoding PD-(D/E)XK nuclease family protein, with amino-acid sequence MPANIQLLPSYRAKTMRENGKQYYVDAQGDRFPSVTTILNATKPQAAREALFNWRQRVGTEEANSITTNASRRGTSIHKHIQRYLLGEDAVCTETILPYWDSIEPVLQDIDEVKLVEGYVFHNNLRYAGRVDCVASYQGIPCICDWKTADKPKKSLERLYDAPLQLAAYCGAANQCYQEHGIKINHALLVVAIPELPAEIFWFQPEDIINYWQQWQERVTAFWKYR; translated from the coding sequence ATGCCTGCAAATATTCAACTTTTGCCCTCATACCGTGCTAAAACAATGCGGGAAAATGGGAAACAATACTATGTTGATGCTCAGGGCGATCGCTTTCCTAGTGTCACAACCATCCTTAACGCTACCAAACCGCAAGCAGCAAGAGAAGCATTATTTAATTGGCGACAACGAGTTGGTACAGAAGAAGCTAACAGCATTACTACTAATGCTAGTCGTCGTGGTACATCAATTCATAAACACATTCAACGGTATTTACTTGGCGAAGATGCTGTCTGCACTGAAACAATCTTGCCTTATTGGGATAGCATCGAACCAGTTTTACAAGATATTGATGAAGTCAAATTAGTTGAAGGATATGTATTTCACAACAACTTACGCTATGCTGGGCGCGTAGATTGTGTAGCAAGTTATCAAGGTATTCCCTGTATTTGTGATTGGAAAACGGCTGATAAGCCTAAAAAATCACTTGAGCGTTTATATGATGCTCCTCTACAACTAGCAGCTTATTGTGGAGCAGCTAATCAGTGTTATCAAGAACATGGTATCAAGATCAACCATGCCCTTTTAGTTGTAGCTATTCCTGAATTACCAGCAGAAATTTTTTGGTTTCAACCAGAAGATATTATAAATTACTGGCAACAGTGGCAAGAAAGAGTTACTGCTTTTTGGAAATATCGCTGA
- the cutA gene encoding divalent-cation tolerance protein CutA yields MDKDFSKTDYVVILVTASSRQEAEAIALRARCSNAQALVADKLAACVSFTQIHSVYTWQGKVNSDDEWQLVIKTHIDKFSQLETKVKEIHSYEVPEIIALPIVAGSLPYLSWISEQVNS; encoded by the coding sequence ATGGATAAGGATTTTAGTAAAACTGATTATGTAGTAATATTGGTAACTGCTAGTTCTCGGCAAGAGGCGGAGGCGATTGCGCTACGCGCACGCTGCTCGAACGCACAAGCTTTAGTTGCAGATAAGTTAGCTGCTTGTGTTAGCTTTACACAAATACATTCTGTCTATACATGGCAAGGTAAAGTTAACTCAGATGATGAGTGGCAGTTAGTTATTAAAACTCATATAGATAAATTTTCCCAGCTAGAAACTAAAGTTAAAGAAATTCACTCTTACGAAGTGCCAGAAATTATTGCTTTACCAATAGTTGCAGGTTCTCTGCCATACTTAAGTTGGATTTCAGAACAAGTCAATAGTTAA
- a CDS encoding pentapeptide repeat-containing protein: protein MKVNHLLRLYEQGNRDFSGADLRGVDLSGVTLIGVNLTAANLMGANLSRAFLTKSDLSNANLNWANLSYVKMNEAKLVEADLTKANLSGAFMVKSKLPHAKLSGANLTAVNLRGANLFGANLCGACLQKINLREANLSGVNLSWANLYEARLSGAQLSGASLKGVNLSKAFLKGVDLNGVALEGVNLSQARLGDANLEGANLVAADLRGAHLRLVNLQGADLTGANLVGASLEQANLTWTILSKADLRDANLSEAKLKGANLEGAKLYGAILPELAKNFLSLSISSTVESHQLAQASFT from the coding sequence ATGAAGGTGAATCATTTACTGAGACTTTATGAACAAGGGAACAGAGACTTTAGTGGCGCTGATCTTAGAGGTGTTGATCTTAGCGGAGTTACTTTAATTGGGGTTAACCTCACTGCGGCTAACTTAATGGGAGCTAATCTCAGCCGAGCTTTTTTAACTAAGTCAGATTTAAGCAATGCTAACCTGAATTGGGCTAACTTGAGTTATGTCAAGATGAACGAGGCTAAACTCGTAGAGGCAGATTTGACCAAAGCTAACCTAAGTGGCGCTTTCATGGTTAAGTCAAAATTACCACACGCTAAACTTAGTGGTGCTAATCTAACTGCTGTTAACCTCCGAGGCGCTAACCTCTTTGGTGCTAATCTTTGTGGTGCTTGCTTGCAAAAAATTAATCTGCGAGAAGCAAATCTTAGCGGTGTTAATTTAAGCTGGGCTAATCTTTATGAAGCTAGACTGAGTGGCGCACAGTTGTCTGGTGCATCTTTAAAGGGTGTTAACTTAAGTAAAGCTTTCTTAAAGGGAGTAGATCTTAATGGAGTAGCTTTGGAAGGAGTTAACCTCAGCCAAGCAAGATTGGGTGATGCTAATCTCGAAGGTGCTAATTTAGTAGCTGCTGATCTTAGAGGCGCACATCTACGGTTAGTTAATTTGCAAGGTGCAGACTTAACGGGTGCTAATTTAGTAGGCGCTTCTTTAGAACAAGCAAATTTGACTTGGACAATTTTAAGTAAAGCTGACTTGAGAGATGCTAACCTGAGTGAGGCAAAGTTGAAGGGTGCAAACTTGGAAGGCGCGAAATTATATGGTGCAATTCTGCCTGAATTAGCAAAAAATTTTTTATCCCTTTCAATTAGTAGTACAGTAGAGAGCCACCAATTAGCACAAGCAAGCTTTACTTGA
- a CDS encoding Npun_F0813 family protein has translation MFILKRQDVEISSVQHPNREQQIPILTYQAQTFRLINVFSANQAEEAKAFWRDLTDNRGKACVLLEEPDRYSVWGKIRLDQLANEATPDVKIVAFTQACLLVLQTITLEIEDLLGTRQAGLFQKDLVAVFRQGHFPQANSPEAVNHLLTMDPLASLQVPPWEEHHLTTLLQELYRLGKQYFGNTNFSEGVGDILQDMPAADRTQFISWLKQSPQGKVWR, from the coding sequence ATGTTTATTCTTAAAAGGCAGGATGTTGAAATTTCTAGTGTTCAGCACCCAAATCGGGAGCAGCAAATTCCCATACTTACTTATCAAGCGCAAACTTTTCGCTTGATTAATGTGTTTAGTGCTAATCAGGCAGAAGAAGCTAAGGCTTTCTGGCGGGATCTAACAGATAATCGTGGCAAAGCCTGCGTTCTACTGGAAGAGCCAGACCGCTACAGTGTTTGGGGCAAAATCCGTTTAGACCAACTAGCAAATGAGGCTACTCCTGATGTCAAGATAGTGGCGTTTACGCAAGCGTGTTTATTGGTGTTACAAACGATCACTCTTGAGATAGAGGATCTACTAGGCACTAGACAAGCTGGATTATTTCAAAAAGATCTGGTTGCTGTATTTCGCCAAGGGCATTTTCCTCAAGCCAATTCACCCGAAGCAGTCAACCATTTACTCACTATGGACCCATTGGCAAGCCTACAGGTTCCTCCTTGGGAAGAACATCATCTGACTACCCTCTTGCAAGAACTCTACCGCCTTGGAAAACAGTATTTTGGTAACACTAATTTTTCTGAGGGAGTCGGCGATATATTACAAGATATGCCAGCAGCAGATCGCACTCAATTTATTAGTTGGCTGAAGCAATCTCCACAAGGTAAAGTATGGCGATAA
- a CDS encoding response regulator transcription factor: MPLLILVADDNLGTRVSVSDYLQIAGYSVIMAEDGQEALSLVEEYRPHLIVTDITMPRLDGYEFVRKVRYSPIFRLLPVIFLTERASTEERILGYQLGCDLYLPKPFEMHELGAMVRNLLERSQMIQSEWQLRPSSLPLEDQQLDNNQTLTLSSKPNSFHLTNREQEVLNLLTMGLSNAEIGNQLHLSPRTVEKYVSSLLRKTDTSNRAELVRFALEHHLVN; the protein is encoded by the coding sequence ATGCCTTTGCTAATCTTGGTTGCGGATGACAATTTAGGAACTCGTGTTTCAGTCAGCGATTATCTACAAATCGCGGGCTACTCAGTGATTATGGCTGAAGATGGTCAAGAGGCACTGTCCTTAGTAGAGGAGTATCGCCCTCACTTAATAGTTACAGACATTACTATGCCCCGACTGGACGGTTATGAATTCGTTAGGAAAGTTCGCTATTCACCAATTTTTCGGCTATTACCAGTTATATTTCTGACAGAGCGTGCCAGTACTGAGGAAAGGATTCTTGGCTACCAGCTAGGATGCGATTTATATCTGCCCAAGCCTTTTGAGATGCACGAATTGGGGGCGATGGTGAGAAATTTATTAGAGCGATCGCAGATGATTCAATCCGAGTGGCAATTACGTCCCTCTTCGCTACCCTTAGAAGATCAGCAGCTAGATAATAACCAAACTTTGACACTTTCCTCAAAGCCAAATTCATTTCACCTGACAAATCGAGAGCAAGAAGTTTTGAATTTACTCACTATGGGTTTATCCAATGCAGAAATTGGTAATCAACTTCATTTGAGTCCACGAACTGTAGAAAAGTATGTCAGCAGTCTGCTAAGAAAAACTGATACTAGCAACCGCGCAGAGCTTGTACGTTTTGCCCTAGAGCATCATTTAGTGAATTAA
- a CDS encoding low molecular weight protein-tyrosine-phosphatase, translated as MPYKLLFVCLGNICRSPAAENIMNYLIKQASMSDAYASNSASIVCDSAGTAGYHIGSSPDRRMVAAMGVRRIPITGKARQFQKSDLENFDLILAMDRQNYQDILALDQANRYRDKVRLMCEFCQHHDQQEVPDPYYGGAEGFNQVIDLLLDACGGLLEDLVKEHHLNNAE; from the coding sequence ATGCCCTATAAGCTACTATTTGTCTGCCTTGGTAATATCTGCCGTTCCCCAGCCGCAGAGAATATTATGAATTATTTGATTAAACAAGCAAGTATGAGCGACGCTTATGCCTCCAACTCAGCATCCATAGTCTGTGATTCGGCTGGCACTGCTGGATACCATATTGGTAGTTCTCCAGATAGGCGCATGGTGGCTGCTATGGGTGTTAGGCGAATTCCCATTACAGGTAAAGCCCGACAGTTTCAAAAGTCAGATTTAGAAAATTTTGATCTTATTTTGGCAATGGATCGGCAAAATTATCAGGATATCCTGGCTTTAGATCAAGCAAATCGTTACAGAGACAAGGTGCGCTTGATGTGCGAATTTTGCCAGCATCACGATCAGCAGGAAGTTCCCGATCCCTACTACGGAGGTGCAGAGGGATTCAATCAAGTAATTGATCTACTGTTAGATGCTTGTGGGGGTCTATTGGAAGATCTTGTTAAAGAGCATCATTTAAATAATGCTGAGTAA
- a CDS encoding YbaB/EbfC family nucleoid-associated protein — protein MTKGQGFGFGLGKMKELTEAFKKAQQVQEGAKKLQEELEQMEIEGQAGNGLVKVVVSGNQEPRSVQISNDALNQGAEALSALVTQAMKDAYEKSTATMRERMEDLTSGLNLPGM, from the coding sequence ATGACAAAAGGACAAGGATTCGGCTTCGGTCTCGGCAAAATGAAAGAACTGACAGAAGCTTTCAAAAAAGCCCAGCAAGTTCAAGAAGGTGCTAAAAAGCTCCAAGAAGAATTGGAGCAGATGGAAATTGAGGGACAGGCAGGGAATGGTCTCGTCAAGGTGGTGGTTAGCGGGAACCAAGAACCCCGAAGTGTTCAAATTTCCAATGATGCCCTTAATCAAGGAGCAGAAGCCCTCTCTGCACTCGTTACACAGGCGATGAAAGATGCTTACGAAAAGTCTACAGCCACTATGCGGGAACGCATGGAAGATTTAACAAGCGGACTCAATCTTCCAGGGATGTAA
- the murB gene encoding UDP-N-acetylmuramate dehydrogenase, whose product MTLSYNPPSVINASTSRQAEQVKPRAIDLPGTDCLIKSQVPLAGLTSYRVGGPAEWYIAPRSLEDLQAGFEWANSQNLPITLLGAGSNLLVSDNGIPGLVISTRYLRQTKFDAETGQVTASAGEPIARLAWQAAERGWQGMEWAVGIPGTVGGSVVMNAGAHKFCIADILVKTQVLSPKNFSNSFEDLSLNDLGYSYRTSILQGDPRLVTQATFQLRPGADPAEVIAATQRDLEQRRNTQPYNLPSCGSVFRNPKSHHAAWLIEQTGLKGYQIGGAQVAQRHANFIVNCGGATANDIFALIHYIQKQVQEHWSIYLKPEVRFLGEFQPMK is encoded by the coding sequence ATGACTCTGTCCTATAATCCCCCCAGCGTTATCAATGCTTCCACTTCTCGGCAGGCAGAACAAGTTAAACCAAGAGCTATTGATTTACCAGGTACTGACTGTCTAATTAAGTCTCAGGTTCCCTTAGCAGGCTTAACCTCGTATCGAGTAGGTGGACCAGCAGAATGGTACATTGCTCCCAGAAGTCTTGAAGATTTACAAGCAGGTTTTGAGTGGGCAAATTCTCAAAACTTACCAATAACTTTATTGGGAGCAGGTTCAAATCTGCTAGTTAGCGACAATGGGATACCAGGTTTAGTCATTAGTACTCGTTATTTGCGTCAAACTAAGTTTGACGCAGAAACAGGTCAGGTAACAGCAAGCGCAGGTGAACCAATAGCTCGCCTTGCATGGCAGGCGGCTGAACGTGGCTGGCAAGGAATGGAATGGGCTGTGGGTATTCCTGGTACAGTAGGCGGATCAGTCGTTATGAATGCGGGCGCTCATAAGTTTTGTATCGCCGACATTCTAGTTAAAACTCAAGTTTTATCCCCTAAAAATTTTAGTAATTCTTTTGAAGACCTTAGTTTGAACGATTTGGGTTATAGCTATCGCACTTCGATTTTGCAAGGCGATCCTCGTTTAGTTACCCAAGCAACTTTCCAACTCCGCCCAGGAGCAGATCCAGCAGAAGTAATAGCAGCAACCCAAAGAGATCTTGAGCAGCGACGCAACACTCAACCTTACAACTTACCTAGCTGTGGAAGCGTCTTTCGTAATCCTAAATCTCACCATGCTGCTTGGCTAATTGAACAAACTGGTTTAAAAGGCTACCAAATCGGCGGAGCGCAAGTAGCTCAACGACACGCCAATTTTATTGTTAACTGTGGCGGTGCTACCGCTAATGATATTTTTGCACTCATTCACTATATTCAAAAACAAGTTCAAGAGCATTGGTCTATATATTTAAAACCCGAAGTCAGATTTTTAGGTGAGTTTCAACCTATGAAGTAA
- the murC gene encoding UDP-N-acetylmuramate--L-alanine ligase has product MQNLVDFSGKPFHFIGIGGIGMSALAYVIAKRHLPVSGSDIRSSVITQRLQTAGAHIFLGQNATNLDFFHPAVDSNSELLPIATIGASHSHEVANASLKSSAGLATAAPATLPQVICSTAINTGNPEYLAALEKGCPIFHRSDLLAALIKNYRSIAVAGTHGKTTTSSLIGYMLLKAGIDPTIVVGGEVNAWEGNARLGAGSYLVAEADESDGSLAKLSAEIGVITNIEMDHPDHYATLEEVIDTFQIFAEKCQAIVGCIDCEVVQSKIKPTISYSLNPETGADYTVDCVSFGADGTLAQVWERGQILGKMKLKLLGKHNLSNALAAVAVGRKLGLDFDVIAQAIASFDGAKRRFEVRGHYNGITFVDDYAHHPSEIQVTLAAARLQVKSPQRIVAIFQPHRYSRTLTFLQEFAQSFTDADLVIISDIYSAGEPDNGEINGQKMADLIASYNSQVYYQPSLASISKFLTENLKPGDFAIFLGAGNLNQIIPEVMQFYQNTGKTIP; this is encoded by the coding sequence ATGCAAAATTTAGTTGATTTTAGCGGCAAGCCATTTCATTTTATTGGTATCGGTGGCATTGGGATGTCAGCCCTGGCATACGTAATTGCTAAACGCCATTTGCCTGTATCTGGCTCGGATATCCGTTCTAGCGTTATTACGCAGCGCTTGCAGACAGCAGGCGCACATATTTTTCTAGGTCAAAATGCTACTAATTTAGATTTTTTTCACCCTGCGGTAGACTCAAATTCTGAACTTTTACCAATAGCAACTATTGGAGCCAGTCATTCCCACGAAGTAGCTAATGCTTCCCTTAAGTCAAGTGCTGGGTTGGCAACAGCAGCACCCGCAACACTACCCCAGGTAATTTGTTCAACAGCAATTAATACTGGTAACCCGGAATATCTAGCTGCTTTAGAAAAAGGGTGTCCAATTTTTCACCGCTCAGATTTACTTGCAGCTTTGATTAAGAACTATCGCAGCATTGCTGTAGCTGGTACTCATGGGAAAACTACAACCAGTAGTTTAATTGGGTATATGTTACTAAAAGCTGGAATAGATCCAACAATTGTAGTTGGTGGTGAAGTAAACGCTTGGGAAGGCAATGCTCGTCTCGGTGCAGGTTCATACTTAGTCGCAGAAGCCGATGAATCCGATGGCTCCCTAGCCAAGTTGTCAGCCGAAATAGGCGTGATCACCAATATTGAAATGGATCATCCGGATCACTATGCCACTTTAGAAGAAGTAATTGATACATTTCAAATATTTGCCGAAAAGTGTCAGGCTATTGTCGGTTGTATTGATTGTGAAGTGGTACAGAGCAAAATTAAACCAACAATCAGCTATAGCCTCAACCCTGAAACGGGTGCAGATTACACAGTTGATTGTGTGAGCTTTGGCGCTGACGGTACTTTAGCTCAAGTATGGGAACGAGGACAAATCCTTGGGAAGATGAAATTAAAGTTGCTAGGCAAGCATAATCTAAGTAATGCTTTAGCAGCAGTAGCTGTAGGGCGCAAGTTAGGTTTAGACTTTGATGTGATTGCACAAGCGATCGCTTCTTTTGACGGTGCTAAACGCCGATTTGAAGTTCGCGGTCATTACAACGGCATCACCTTTGTAGACGACTATGCCCATCATCCTAGTGAAATTCAAGTAACTCTTGCAGCCGCTAGGTTACAAGTTAAGTCCCCTCAAAGAATTGTCGCCATTTTTCAACCACATCGCTACAGCCGAACGCTAACATTCTTACAGGAATTTGCTCAATCATTTACAGATGCAGATCTTGTAATTATTAGTGATATTTACAGTGCTGGTGAGCCAGATAATGGTGAAATTAATGGTCAAAAGATGGCAGACTTAATTGCTAGTTACAACTCCCAGGTTTACTACCAACCCTCTTTAGCTTCCATCTCTAAATTTTTGACAGAAAACCTTAAACCAGGCGATTTTGCTATCTTTCTGGGAGCGGGTAATTTAAATCAAATCATACCGGAGGTAATGCAATTTTATCAAAACACAGGTAAAACAATTCCCTAA
- a CDS encoding type I glyceraldehyde-3-phosphate dehydrogenase, with the protein MIRVAINGFGRIGRNFMRCWLGRENSNMEIVGVNDTSDPRTNAHLLKYDTMLGRLNADISADDNSIIVNGKTIKCVSDRNPENLPWKEWDIDLIIESTGVFTSREGATKHLNAGAKKVLITAPGKNDDGTFVVGVNDHGYDHDKHVIISNASCTTNCLAPIAKVINEKFGIIKGTMTTTHSYTGDQRLLDASHRDLRRARAAAMNIVPTSTGAAQAVALVLPELKGKLNGIALRVPTPNVSVVDLVVIVQKRTFAEEVNQVLREAAEGQLKGVLEYNDLPLVSSDYRGTDASSIVDANLTMVMDGDMVKVVAWYDNEWGYSQRVVDLAETVGQKWVA; encoded by the coding sequence GTGATTAGAGTCGCAATTAACGGTTTTGGACGCATCGGACGTAACTTCATGCGGTGCTGGTTGGGTCGAGAAAATAGCAATATGGAGATTGTTGGTGTTAATGATACATCTGACCCAAGAACCAACGCACACTTGCTGAAATACGACACAATGCTGGGTAGGCTTAATGCTGATATCAGTGCTGATGACAATTCCATTATTGTAAACGGCAAGACGATAAAATGCGTATCCGATCGCAACCCAGAAAACTTGCCCTGGAAAGAATGGGATATTGACCTAATAATCGAATCGACTGGTGTTTTTACCAGCCGTGAAGGGGCAACAAAGCATTTAAACGCTGGAGCTAAAAAAGTTTTGATTACCGCTCCAGGTAAGAATGATGACGGTACTTTTGTGGTAGGTGTCAACGATCATGGCTATGACCACGATAAGCACGTGATCATTAGTAATGCTAGTTGTACTACCAACTGTCTAGCCCCTATTGCCAAGGTTATTAATGAAAAGTTTGGCATTATTAAGGGTACGATGACCACAACCCATAGCTACACTGGAGACCAGCGTCTATTAGATGCTTCTCACAGAGATCTGCGTCGGGCAAGAGCAGCAGCTATGAACATTGTTCCTACTTCTACTGGTGCTGCTCAAGCTGTAGCTTTAGTACTGCCAGAGCTAAAGGGTAAGTTGAATGGGATTGCTTTACGGGTACCAACTCCTAACGTTTCTGTGGTGGATTTGGTAGTTATTGTTCAGAAGAGAACTTTTGCTGAGGAAGTAAACCAGGTATTGCGAGAAGCTGCTGAAGGTCAGCTAAAGGGTGTCTTGGAATACAACGATCTACCTCTTGTCTCATCTGATTATCGCGGTACTGACGCTTCTTCGATTGTAGATGCTAATCTGACGATGGTTATGGATGGCGACATGGTGAAGGTTGTTGCTTGGTATGACAACGAGTGGGGCTATAGCCAACGGGTTGTCGATCTTGCAGAAACAGTCGGTCAGAAATGGGTGGCATAA
- the thiL gene encoding thiamine-phosphate kinase, with translation MNNKSSLLIRDIGEQGLLKKLQPFCIPGMVGDDAAVLETDPHRSLVITTDVLVDGVHFSDRTTTPADVGWRAVAANLSDLAAMGASPLGITVGLSIPGNLTVSWVESLYQGMSACLQQYQTGIVGGDICRSEGISIAITAFGQVFPTQIIKRSSAQPGDAIVATGCHGASRAGLELLLHPEIGQQLSDREKSYLIQTHQRPKPRLDVLPIIWEIFNSDSAIRIAGMDSSDGLADAIAQICHASSVGAKIDRNLIPIPPTLPKLTSAEQALNWALYGGEDFELVLCLPLEKAQPLVERLGNYAAIIGTITKDLEILLVDPTQVDHQQVLLLSKGFQHF, from the coding sequence TTGAACAATAAATCATCTCTATTAATTCGAGATATTGGCGAACAAGGTCTGTTAAAAAAATTGCAGCCCTTTTGTATACCAGGAATGGTAGGAGATGACGCAGCCGTATTAGAAACTGATCCGCATCGATCGCTTGTAATAACAACTGACGTGCTAGTTGATGGTGTACATTTTAGCGATCGCACTACTACACCAGCAGACGTAGGTTGGCGTGCCGTTGCCGCAAATTTATCAGATTTAGCAGCAATGGGAGCATCACCTCTAGGCATCACCGTTGGTTTAAGCATTCCAGGCAATTTAACAGTTAGTTGGGTAGAAAGCCTCTACCAAGGAATGAGCGCCTGTCTCCAACAGTATCAAACGGGAATTGTCGGCGGTGATATCTGCCGTTCAGAAGGCATCAGCATCGCCATTACAGCCTTTGGTCAAGTATTTCCTACTCAGATTATTAAACGTTCATCTGCTCAACCAGGAGATGCCATTGTTGCCACTGGCTGTCACGGTGCATCACGGGCAGGTTTAGAATTACTGCTGCATCCAGAGATTGGTCAGCAATTGAGCGATCGCGAAAAATCATATCTCATCCAAACTCACCAACGTCCTAAACCACGCTTAGATGTATTACCTATCATCTGGGAAATTTTCAATTCAGATTCAGCAATTAGGATAGCTGGCATGGATAGTAGTGATGGATTAGCAGATGCGATCGCCCAAATTTGTCACGCCAGTAGCGTTGGTGCCAAAATTGATCGCAACTTAATTCCCATTCCCCCCACCCTCCCGAAGCTAACATCAGCAGAACAAGCACTTAACTGGGCATTGTATGGTGGAGAAGACTTTGAACTTGTGCTGTGCCTACCATTAGAAAAAGCCCAGCCGTTAGTAGAACGACTGGGCAATTATGCAGCTATTATCGGAACTATCACAAAAGATTTAGAAATTTTATTGGTAGATCCGACTCAAGTTGATCACCAGCAAGTACTTTTACTCAGCAAGGGGTTTCAGCATTTTTAA
- a CDS encoding peptidylprolyl isomerase, with protein sequence MPDLNRSIVNLCKRFAQTSILALLLVALSLGTSAAAWNPDKFNSGLPVGNAITDGKAILRYALPINNKEVREVQANLEDIANHLRGKRWSPINSDISKASVILRDRPDKLLKSVSDENKPAAEALIAQLNQDIAKLRDAVETKDKESIWTERAKVLDGVGQLEELMIEGFPYEVPSEYSNLPQLKGRATVEMETDKGNITLVVDGYSAPVTAGNFVDLVQRGFYNNLEFTRSEESYVLQAGDPPGEEAGFIDPNTGKYRAVPLEILVRGDSEPTYGITLEDAGRYRDQPVLPFSAYGAVAMARPEPEPNGGSSQFFFFLFDSELTPAGRNLLDGRYTVFGYLVDGKEVLKELKAGDKIQSAKVIQGIDNLVEPQAA encoded by the coding sequence ATGCCTGATTTAAACCGTTCTATAGTTAATTTGTGCAAACGCTTTGCTCAAACCAGCATTTTAGCTTTACTGCTAGTAGCTCTCTCTTTAGGTACTAGCGCGGCTGCCTGGAATCCAGACAAGTTTAACAGTGGATTACCCGTTGGCAATGCAATTACAGATGGCAAAGCGATTTTACGTTACGCGCTACCAATAAATAACAAAGAAGTGCGCGAGGTTCAAGCTAATTTAGAAGATATTGCTAACCACCTGCGAGGTAAGCGGTGGAGTCCGATTAATAGTGATATCAGCAAAGCTTCTGTAATTTTGCGCGATCGCCCTGATAAATTGCTAAAAAGCGTCTCCGATGAGAATAAACCCGCAGCAGAAGCATTAATTGCTCAGTTAAATCAAGATATTGCCAAACTTAGAGACGCAGTTGAAACCAAAGATAAGGAAAGCATTTGGACAGAACGTGCCAAAGTTTTAGATGGCGTTGGTCAACTAGAAGAATTAATGATCGAAGGATTTCCTTATGAAGTGCCTTCTGAATATAGCAACTTGCCTCAACTTAAAGGTCGTGCCACAGTAGAAATGGAAACTGACAAAGGCAACATTACTTTAGTAGTTGATGGTTACAGCGCCCCTGTTACCGCAGGCAACTTTGTAGATTTAGTACAACGCGGTTTTTACAACAATTTAGAATTTACCCGCTCCGAAGAATCGTATGTGCTGCAAGCAGGAGATCCACCAGGAGAAGAAGCAGGCTTTATCGATCCAAATACAGGCAAATACCGCGCTGTTCCTCTAGAAATTTTGGTTAGAGGTGACTCAGAACCAACTTATGGTATTACCTTAGAAGATGCTGGTCGCTACCGAGATCAACCAGTACTTCCCTTCTCTGCTTACGGTGCTGTAGCAATGGCGCGTCCTGAACCAGAACCAAATGGTGGATCTTCTCAATTTTTCTTCTTCTTGTTTGATTCAGAACTTACTCCTGCTGGGCGTAACCTGCTAGATGGACGTTATACCGTTTTTGGTTATTTAGTTGATGGTAAAGAAGTCTTGAAAGAGTTGAAAGCAGGGGACAAAATTCAGTCAGCCAAAGTTATCCAAGGAATTGACAATTTAGTTGAGCCACAAGCAGCTTAA